The genomic region agaaatatgagtagaagaagaagtcgaagaagaagaaaaagaaggagaagaagaggaggaagaagaagaagaagaagaagaggagaagaaaaagaggaggaggaagaagaagaagaagaagaagaagaagaagaagaggaagaagggaagtgggagaagaggaggaaacaATGAGTGGGgggaaaattttttttaaaaaaagcaagcaTTGGATGTTTAATGTGCCCTGGCTGTGTGATTATATTTGGGGTAAAATGGACAGATTATTTATATTccatataaatcatatttttaaaatgttgtttaagACTCAAACAGTGTTTGTGAATTATGCACTAAAAACTTTTCTATGAATATTAATATCTGAACAAAtaatgaacaaacacacacacaaatgtaatcCTTGAAGCCCCAGCACCGCCAATCTGATATTATTTGGCCCTTtaagcagggcccttaacccacagtgctccaggggcactgtatcatgtctgaccctgcGCTTTTCACTGTGCTgatttgacaaataaaagcctTTTTCTGTCGTATTTAGCGGTGAACAGCTCCCCCTAGTGGCTGAACATGTTGAATGTTAACTGGGTTCTGTATTATGATATGCAGAGTTCAGTGACAACCAAAGAGAGGAAGATTTATATTTAGTATTCCTGAATGATGAGAATATAAATTATTTGCAGCTTCTCTAACAGTATCATCTGACCAAACAGGACATTTGTATGTGCAGGCATGTGTGAAATTAGTTTGACTTGGAGGACAATGTGGAGCTGCTCAACTGTGCTTCACAAAATAGATCAAGACCTTTATGGTAGACAGAAGTGAGAAATCCTGCAGCACCCGAAAAGATTAAAGTATAATCACATGATCATCTGCAAAAGCATTCACAGTGCAGCTGTACGGTTTACTTCTCTCCACCAACCAGCAACTGTTAAGCCCTTGAGCAATGTTCTTAAAGCACATAATGATCATTATTTCCCATCACAGAGCACAGCTGGTGTATAGTAATCAGGGCTTGGTGTAAAATAGGGGTTTAAAGTGTAAGGTTGTTGATGATATGGTGCCTCAGGAGCAGAGaaggtaaatatatatttgataaaggttctgaacaagctgggatgtgtgaaaaaaaaaatctaaattttactgtgctataatgtatatgtgacaaatacggCTATTAAATTGCCCTACATGTTCTAAATGCTATTCTACATCTGGCCACTAGAGGTCATACTGAACACTTATTTCTTAACAAAAATCAAAACCAAGTACGTAGATCATGTTTTTtagagacacgtgcatgttcctttagtttctataaaacaaactataaaaatatgaaaatgtccattcaccaaacaaatctataaatgtccagatgttccactatattttcagtgaaaaatcctcccttagcatgaagaacagctttacacgctCACcattcatttctccaaacattcaactGATATACTTTACTGTGGCTCTTgcaaaacttgccaaagatgttcttcactagttggagatttcttacTTGTGATCCAGCTcctcccagagcagttcaatacgATTTAGGAGCCGTAACTGGGTCGTTCCAGAGCTCATCTGTGAATTTGGTTCCAATGAGACGAAACCGCACGGTATTGAAGAGTGGAATGGGAGCCATATTGgatcaggattcctttcacatTCTGGAATCTTCCCTACTCCAAatcaaaccattaagcttccacctttAAGTGGGGCTGTGGTgttgagggagtctgatcacatcttctcttctgttctccttCTTACGCTTCttacaagttcttctgttagaaaATAAGGTAaaatttggactccacagaacttcaGAAGTAGGTGATTTGATCTCCACAGATCATTCAGAAGTAGGTGATTtgatcaataaaaaacaaacagacacaaggggaaaaaaaaaacattcacgcCTGTTTCTTTACAAAAAGCTATAAATGGAAAAGAAAGCTGGAACATCATGGGACCATTTGAATATTGTTTACCAGACAAATTATATTTTGCTTGAcatgtttaaaaacatgttATTTTCATGAATGGAACAAAAAATCCAATATATTgactatttaaattaataataatagctttTAAAAATACTGATATTGGTATTGGTATCGGTATCGCCAATACCGGTAATAAAAGTACATAGTATCggattgaaaatgtaataagtggCGTTTAATTGGTAGTAGATGCGTGTGAATGGAGGTTCGTTATTTACACCTGTTGAAAGCTGTACTACAGAAAGCGCCCACACGGGGGCGCAGTAAACCCACTTCACATCGCATTGCCCACAAAACTGAACCTGCGCTGGGACTGTAGAAGTTAAAATCCTGAGCTGTGCGGCGTTTGGAgggatataaaaataaagaaaaaaagattactCTTTTGTCGTTCACGGAAAAAAAGGAGGTAAGTGATTTTACAGCTTTTCATTATAAACATGTGGACAGTGTAAAGCCTTTGTCCTTCACCTGCTTGTTTGCTTTtatgtgcttttgtttgttaCAATGTTCATGCTTTTGAGGGTGAGCTGAAGAAACTCTCGGCTCAGTCCTAAATCACCACCATAAACCAGCACTAGATATTCAACATCTCCTGGTTTGAGATGAAGCCTGAACATCTCAACACTGAGAGTTCACCTCAATCCAAATCAAGCTCCTGTACAGCTCCTGTACAGTTCCTGCAGTCCTGAAATCCCATCACTTCTTTCTACAAACACACTGTGGAACATCATCTGCTCGGTTTAGGGGAAAGTAGTGCTGGTTGATGGGTGTTTAGAAAAGTGTTTGATGATGTCATAGATCTATTTGCATATTCAGAGATCCTTAGGATTGTTTGCATAGAAAAGTGTTACATGTGACCTgatgaaaatgtaaacaatttagcataataataattttttaataaaaaaatcgtaTTGAAATGAGATCGAATACAGGGGTGTTTAAAGATCCCAGTTTTTGGGTCTGGTTTGGgtaaattattcacaaatagcTTCAGGGCAGGTTCgggtttttaattaaatatatgtagatatttttaaaataacgcGACTTGTTGTGTCACAACATGGCAGACAAAAGACAGAccttgagagtgtgtgtggaatgaAGGAAGCTGGTTAGCTAGTGCACATGAGATAAAGCAGAAAAAGATTGAAGTAGAAGTGGCACTGAAACCACCGATGCCCATTAAGGACACGTTTGTGTAAAAAGATTTGAGCAAAACTTTCTGCAAACTCTTTTAAAAAGtcactttgttttttaaaaaactatttgttgTGAGAAAGTGATTTGGGGTGCAGGTCGGATTTGGGTGTAAATTGTATATTAATTCTAGGGCCACATGGCACAGGTTGGGTCCGGTTTAATATGAGTCTGTATGTATCAGTGCTGGAACATCTCTCAACTGTTCCTgacttttcacacacactttactgtaGAATAGGACAGTTTAGTGATCATTGTTAGATGTTTGGGAAAAATGgagatcagtgattggctgttgtGAAGAATggggatcagtgattggctgttgtGAAGAATgtggatcagtgattggctgttgtGAACAATtgggatcagtgattggctgttgtGAACAATtgggatcagtgattggctgttgtGAACAATAGGGATCCGTGATTGGCTGTTGGGAGCAATGGAGATCAGTGATTAGCTGTTGTGAACAATGGGGATCTGTGATTGACTGTTGTGAACAATGGGGATCTGTGATTGGCTGTTGTGAACAATggggatcagtgattggctgttgtGAACAATggggatcagtgattggctgttgtGAACAATGGGGATCTGTGATTGGCTGTTGTGAACAATGGGGATCTGTGATTGGCTGTTGTGAACAATGGggatctgtgattggtcagtgaCTGATGAAGTCTCTTTAGATGTTAAGCCCTTTTACTCAGAAGTGCACACTTTACcattatacattcatttatttatttaatatcattttattttcagccagtgtatttttgaacacacacacacacacacacacacacacacacacacacacacacacacagaattgaaGAACATGTCTGATAGGGCCACTATCTTGTATCTGGGTCAGTTCAGGCAGTCATGTGAAAGTCAAGTCCTtggagagaaataaatagaGAATAAGTAACACAAAGGAATAGTTTGAGATCCACTGAGAGtctcatctctttttctttcattctcttaatcatttttatcaataatttgagatttgtttttataaaagtcACATATAAATTGGTTTGTATCTCAGAAAGTTGATGTTTGCGTTGTGCAAAATTCCAGTAgaaatattcaatattaaatcTTCAAACCCTAAAACAACCCTACAGGCTATTAACTGGTGTGTCACACACCTTCACCTTACATACAACAACCACCATAGTCACATTGTATCTCACGCACGGAATGAACATCTCATGTCCTGCTGTTTTAGGAGAACTATCAATGACCTTATAGTGTAATGAAGTTCCTGCTTCCACTCTGATTATATCTCTATAACCACATGTCCTGAAGTTTTTTACtcctcttataccacaacaataggaggctcattgatgcacgtaaggagcgaaggctgatccgtgtggtctgatcctggagctcaaactgctgaagaactgCTAaaagaggaccaacacaatattaggcaggtggtcataatgttctgcctgatcagtgtactCTGTCAATCATGGCATTAAACCTGATGACAGGTAAATAAGTTTAGGAACTAAAGATTTGAGCAAGGAACTGAAGAAACCTCAGGACATCATGGATTATAAAAATTAATCTGTGGACTTGTAGGAGTTCAGATTTGTCTGTTATAAAAAACTGAATGAACAACCATTGACCAGTCAGAATGGAGAATTCAGCAGTGGGATGGACTACTgtagtagattttttttcattttcttcatttttatttctgcggattatttaaattataatatttcacCAATATTATATGATACATATATTAATGCCGTCTAATATCAGAGAACCAGTTCATATGGACTACACTTTTCTGACTACCAGTTCCCACAAGTACACAAGTAAaaggatttgtgtttttttaaacacctctTTGTGGGGAATCTACTCTGttttgcatatgtgtgtgtgtgtgtgtgtgtgtgtgtgtgtgtgtgtgtgtgtgtgtttgtgttgtgggGGTGGCATACCTACCTGCCTCTATGAGCAGTGTATTGAGCAGGTGCTAGTTACAGAGGTATGAGAGGGCACAGATATACAAAAGCCTCAgtgtttcctctctctctctctctctctctctctctctctctctctctctctctctctctctctctctcgttctttctttcttgtctttACCCCTTTACTTTGTTCATTCACTGGCCGTGTGCAGGTCTGCATGGTTAAGTATTGACTAGAGGCAGCTTGAGAATCCATGCacttaacagtgtgtgtgtgtgtgtgtgtgtgtgtgttgcattctTGAAATAGCTGAGGCGTAACCTGGAGATTAATTGTAGCTGGGTGGATTGCTGAAACCCTTAAAACACTTTGcagttcttgtgtgtgtgtgtgtgtgtgtgtgtgtgtgtgtgtgtgtgtgtgtgtgtgtacttttcaCAGTGGAAAAACTGATCCAAACCCACCACGCTGACTGTGCTCAGACCTCTGTTGCTATGAATCCATCAGGACGAGGCTTCCTGCACTGCTCTTGCACTCTGATCACACTGCTCTGTGCCACTGTGAGTTCGTCTCTCGGGTGTCTCAGCGATGCCGAGCTCTGGAATGCGTGCACAAGAGACGAGTAAAGTGCAGCTGCGCTCTCCAGCATGCCTCGTTCACGGTGTGAGGGTTCGCTCGGTCATTCGGGCTTCTCCTGCTGTGGGATCAGGTTACTTATAGACTCCATGATTGAGAGCATTGAGAGTGACATCATCACAGCTAgttgatttaaaaatgtaatactaaTTTGGCAATACAAAATATCCAAAATAAATGCATGGTTTAAGAAGATACAGACCAGaacaagtcaaatgatctgCCAGGGCAGGACGATAATGttacacttggtaagatttcttgaaataagaaaacaatatCTAGGCTTCGgaacaaaatgtcttaaaatacGCATTAAAACACTTATTCCAAGTAGACGATTTAGTCTCATTATCTTAATACTAGAATGTTAATTTTTCTTCTTAATcttaatttgtgtgaaaaagACCTTAAAACCAGAGAACGAGAGATTTCCAATTAATTTAACAATCGtcattatatattctgtcttaaaatgatacaaagcattcaaaataaaaacatgattacTATTCAAAtcaagatcacacacacatgcgtatTGTcgacaattatttattcaaatgaagacATTACTtgcagctgctcccattagggggcgccacagcagatcatccatctccatacccccctgtcctctacatcgcCCTCTTTCAAgtccttcctcaccacatccataaacctcctccttggtctttcttccttcctggtggctccatcgtcagcattctcctactgatataccccatgtccctcctcctgaaatgtccaaaccatctcaatctcacgtCAGAtccttttgaggatcttttggtctacttcactttgtcaggaaGGTCATGTTTAAGAGAtgtcttgattgtgaacaggtgtggcagtaatcaggacTGGGTGTGGGGGAGAaaaatttaactcaggtgtgataaagcacagttttaacaggggggcaaacactttttcacacaggcccatgtagttttggatttagtttgcactcgataataaaaacattcatttaaaaactgcatgctgtgttcatttgtgttctcttttaataatatttaaattagtttgatgatctgaaacataaaagtgtgacaaacatgcaaaatatatatatatatatatatatatatatatatatatatatatatatatatatatatatatatataggaagggggcaaacactttttcacaccactgtatatatatttatatatacatttatataactgGAAAACTAAGATGTCCCATTACATTTGTTGtacattttgtaatatatttaaagaTTTGATTATTTAGGTTGTGTTCTGCTGAGCTGGAAGTGTTTTAAATATCTTTTCAACAATGAATTGCACATGCAATacaaatctttctctctctctctctctctctctctctctctctctctctctctcagactctGACTTCCATGGCTGATGTGTCTACACACTCCTCCTCATCCTTCTCCAGGAGCATGTCAGGTCCCCACAGTAACACTACAGGGTGCAGGTGGCGGTCCGGTCAGGCCTGAGCGTATCCCAGCATGCACCAGCTCTTCCAGCTAGTTCTGGGTCAGAGGGACCTGTCCCGAGCAGGAGACCTTTTCTCTCTGGATGATGCTGAGATTGAGGACTATCTGTCCCAGGCTCTGGAGGAGATCAAGGCCATCTCCTGCCATCCTGTGAGTGAACACGAGCTGGAAAGTTCAGTGGTGAACTCATACCATCAACAGCACATCCTAATGTACATGTTTTATCTGGAAATATAGAATATGGTACAACTAAACATAAAAGGGTACATAATACACTCGTATGCACAATCgtttgtggagatgtggagcAAGAAGATGAAAGATGAGATGGATGAGATGCAAGTATGCAAAAGACAGCTTTATTGTCGTTGCATGGAACAGGTAGACAGCAATGATATGCATTTTGGTATTGACCTGAAGTGTAACTAGTAGcaggtgtcctacctgaatcaatccacctgtTAATGCCATCATGATGCCACAAGTCTAGAAAGCATCAATGTTAGAGAGAAGTGCAGTAAAACAGagcactgcaccacacacaggatctcatacagtcagaatgaaagtcatcactaaagcaagaaacccaatgaacacaattcaacacgtctcctttcactggagccacaactgcaccttcacatacatcatctccagcagaagcatcgatattcacctcatcacacacacacacacacacacacacacacacacctccacatacatcatctccagcagaagcgtCGATATTCAgctcatcacatcaccccgggTTTTTCTGTACATTTGTTCTTCATTTTCCTGGGGATctaaaataaaggcaaattgtgcgtttttgtacaaattccatgggaaaaaaaacacagaataattatttttcatgaaaatgctttaatgtattaaattgtTTTGGCCAAAAGTTTTCttacaatgtccagcttttttttaaagtccgTCCAGAGAAAACAGcaattaaatccacatgaatatacgTGAGCTCGTGCTACAGATtcggtttgcgagctctgactagcgcTCTCTCTGCCCGTCCATTCAcaggacgtgaaaatgcagatAATATTAGACGCCCTGCTAGATGGCCTCTGTGTCTCAactcgaatctgattggttacagcaacagcttcaagcatcTTGGATTTTTATGTTAAAGGTGCctgcagtactgattctgaaggcttgagctgaaatctgattgaatagAATATCCAACCTTGATTTACACTTCGAGGAGCAGCGCAACCGAGagaaaagctttaaaataaagagaaaaatatgtaaaaatgtaagtcagtgatgctgatggagtttaggtcAGAAGAGAAGGTCTTTCTGGCCCTGATGGCTCACCACAGGTTGACCTTTGTATTTTCTCTCCGTGTTTACGGTCTGGTTGCAGGATTATGTGAATAATGACAACGACCAGGCAGTGGTGGAAATCTGCATCACTCGCATCACCACGGCTATCCGGGAGACCAGCTCGATGGAGCGGcacggcccggcgctcgtggcTCTTTGGGAGTCGTGTCTGGAGCACAACCTGCAGCCACAGGGCAAAGACGAGGACACGCCACACTCCAAGATCGCCTCCGACATCACCAGCTGCATCCTACAGGTCAGCACTTATATACTGCACACAAGCAGAGGTGCCAATACTTACAGTTTAGCCATAGTGTTTACAATACGGAAAACGCCTAGGATCAAGTTTTggtttatattgtaatttgtggatTTATGAGGCTTGCTCTCTTGAGTCAAGAGAAActaaatattgtgttttttttattgtcaaatCCAAATAataatgctttgggaacgcaaTAATGACCCCCATACACTCGCTTTCCTCCTCATATAAGAGCTGACCAGTGCAGATTTGTATTTGGTGATGCTCAGGCTGGCTCACACAGCCTCATAAAGACTCACACGATCTCGTAAAGACTCGTGAAGTCTCAAAGGTCACCATTGACATCATTATAAACTGACTACAGTTGAGATTCTGTATCCTCTTAAGAAAGGTCGTTATGGAAAACTTTATACAAAACGAATACATGATAGTAACAACCTAATGTTGTGAGGTCATAAAACAGAAGAGCCAATCATGTTTCAGTATGCAAATTGCATTAACGCATATGTGATATTGTAGTGAAATTCCACAGAATCAAGAAAATAACCAATAATGAGAACTGATTTTACAGCATGCCGTAGAATATGCGGCTGAGCTTCTTTGGTACTTTGTTGAGACGAGTGACTGAAATAATAATttccaaaatgtgtgtgtgtgtgtatacagagcTCTACTGATGGCAAATAAACCATGCTCACGCTTATTCTTATTGTTGCTTggtaactatttaaaaaaaaaaaaaagcttttttaagGTAAAAGTCTGAGACAGAAAATCAGTTCTAGCTTTCAAACGAGTCAAATCTTCATCCACAACTGAATATTTCAACTAAATTAAAAGTTATTGGAAGAAATATTTAAGTAAAAGACACTTTCTGGACTGACAGATTATAATAgtttgaaaaaaagagaaaaaaaaagtttacatgtAAAAATGCTGCACTGAATTGCTCTataggtgtgagtgtgtgtgtgtgtgtgtgtgtgtgtgtaaatgtgtgtataatgtgttatactGTTGTCCCATTAAGAGTTTGTCTCTGCCTCAAGTACAGTATTTCAGTGATAGACTAAGACTCCATATCTCGGAacgtgaagcagatcttcatggagccggctttgtgcacagggcttTTGTGTATTGTCGTGCTGgagaaggtttgggtctcctagttcatgtgacgggaaaatttcatgcaactgcattcaaagacattcgAATAAACTGTGTCCAACTTTGTGTGGGGAcaaatcacatatggctggactTTTGGACATATTTTGTACTTATGCAATATGTATCTTTAGTTAAGCATTGTGTCTcaattaatgataaaaaaaaaggaaaattaagCAAGTATTAACTTTATATGCaggatttaagaaaaaaatactaaaagaggacttttttcttacttattttaaatatttgatacaaataagtaaaataaatagttgTCATGTTCTCTATGTCACCTAGGGGGCGCCAGAACACTTCATATTAAATTacaacattttgtgtgtgtgtgtgtgtgtgtgtgtgtgtgtgtgtgtgtgtgtgtgtgtgtgtgtgtgtgtgtctatacagAACTATAACCGAGCGCCGATGATGGCCCTGGCCATCCCTGTGGCCATGCGCTTTCTGCAGCAGGGGAATCGCGAGCTGAGCCGCAACATGTCCAGCTACCTGAGCCTGGCCGCCATCGCCAAGCCAGAGCTCCTGGTCCAGCACACCCAGGCCATCATTAGCAGCGTGCTGGAAGGTAAGGTTCAGGTCAGAGGTCATAAGGGTCACATCAGGCCACCTACTGAGCACCTACATCCCCTGctttgtgagaaaataaaagcagacaCATATGGtgattcatcttttttttttttgctgtggttTTGTTGTGATACACAGAATATGGATTTCAGATGTGTTCATGTTTCCTAAAAACCATTACTATC from Silurus meridionalis isolate SWU-2019-XX chromosome 13, ASM1480568v1, whole genome shotgun sequence harbors:
- the veph1 gene encoding ventricular zone-expressed PH domain-containing protein isoform X6, with product MHQLFQLVLGQRDLSRAGDLFSLDDAEIEDYLSQALEEIKAISCHPDYVNNDNDQAVVEICITRITTAIRETSSMERHGPALVALWESCLEHNLQPQGKDEDTPHSKIASDITSCILQNYNRAPMMALAIPVAMRFLQQGNRELSRNMSSYLSLAAIAKPELLVQHTQAIISSVLEGNSMLLRVLPSVYPLEPDPVHRHIQDLVLMIPELDQTSRQHLLRLLQMISEQQPQALTSVIPSLIGHLSDASLNDALLATLVNTAQISPASFIPVLPDLRIVGQQTPGLLGHVAKIHGSVGLTNTPAGNI
- the veph1 gene encoding ventricular zone-expressed PH domain-containing protein isoform X8, whose translation is MHQLFQLVLGQRDLSRAGDLFSLDDAEIEDYLSQALEEIKAISCHPDYVNNDNDQAVVEICITRITTAIRETSSMERHGPALVALWESCLEHNLQPQGKDEDTPHSKIASDITSCILQNYNRAPMMALAIPVAMRFLQQGNRELSRNMSSYLSLAAIAKPELLVQHTQAIISSVLEEDYRETFCFWCVPRAPE
- the veph1 gene encoding ventricular zone-expressed PH domain-containing protein isoform X7, giving the protein MHQLFQLVLGQRDLSRAGDLFSLDDAEIEDYLSQALEEIKAISCHPDYVNNDNDQAVVEICITRITTAIRETSSMERHGPALVALWESCLEHNLQPQGKDEDTPHSKIASDITSCILQNYNRAPMMALAIPVAMRFLQQGNRELSRNMSSYLSLAAIAKPELLVQHTQAIISSVLEGNSMLLRVLPSVYPLEPDPVHRHIQDLVLMIPELDQTSRQHLLRLLQMISEQQPQIFLVTL